The Mesoterricola silvestris sequence GAAGGTCCAGGCCCTCATGGGGCCTCCCGGGGGTCCACCGGCCCGTCCACCCGCCAGGAGCGGCCCCAGCGGGGGTGGTCCTGGGGGGCCACCGCCAGGCAAAGGGAGCCTTCGAGGCTGCGGGGCTCGTCGGCAAAGAGCGTGAACTCCTCGGATTCGCCTTCCATGCGGAATTTCCGGTAGCCCGCGCCGAAGGTCCTGGGCTGGCCCGCGAGCCGGCCCTCCACCAGCAGCACCGGTTCCGGGAAGCCCTGGCCGAAGGGCTCCAGGCGCTCCAGCTCCGCGCGGGGGGGCGCCAGGCGCGTGCCGGCGCCGTCCACCACCAGGGCCGCGTCCGGGGCGTCCACGGACTGTTCCTGGGCCCCCTTGTTCAGGGTGGCCTTCACGAAGGCGAGGTTGCGCAGGGGGAAGGTCATGCCCGCGGCGTAGCGGTGCCCGCCGCCGGTGGTGAGGTAGGGTCCCGCCAGTTCCAGGAGCGGGCGCAGGTCGTAGGTTTCCGGGGCCCGCACGGAGCAGTGGGCCACGCCGTCCAGCACCGTGCACACAGCCGAGGGGCGCTGGGTGGCGCGCATGCGGTGGCCGGCGACGATGCCGATGACGCCCTTGTGGGCGGTTGGCTCCACCACCAGGTCGAAGGGGTCGTCCCCCGGGGGCGGAAGCTGGTCCCCCAGGGCCCGCTGGATCTCCCGGCGCTCCAGGTTGAGGGCCTCCACGCGCTCCATGAGGCCGGCCGCGGAGGCCGCATCCCGGGCCAGGAGGAGGCGCACCGCGTCCTCGGCGCCGCCCATGCGCCCCACGGCGTTGAGGCGGGGGCCGATCTGGTAGCCGATGTCCTTGCCCCGCACCGCGCCGTCCACCTTGGAGGCCCGCAGCAGGGCCGAGAGCCCCGGCCCGTTGGCCCCGGCCATGGCCAGGAGCCCGCGCTTGACCAGGAGGGCGTTCTCCCCGCGCAGGGGCACCATGTCGGCCACCGTGCCCAGGGCCACCAGCTTCAGGAGTCCGTCCAGGAAGGGTCCGTCCGCGCCCCGGGGCGTGGGCGCGGCGTCCAGCAGGGCCTGGGCCAGCTTGAAGGCCACCCCCACCCCGGCCAGGGAGGGATTGGCGTAGCCGTCCAGGCCCGGGTGCACCACCGGGCACTCCGGGAGGGCCGGGCCCAGGGCGTGGTGGTCGGTGATGATCCAATCGGCGCCCAGCTCCTTCGTGGCCCGCACCTCGTCCACGCTGCGCACGCCGCAGTCCACGGAAACCAGCAGGGAGGGCCCGCGCTGGGCCATCACCTCCCGGATGCACTCCAGGTTGAGGCCGTAGCCGTCGTTGAAGCGGTTGGGGATGAAAAAGCTCGCCCTGGCGCCCAGCTTTTCCAGGACGCGCATGAGCAGGGCGGTGGCGGTGACGCCGTCCACGTCGTAGTCGCCGTAGACGCAGATGGACTCCCCCTGGGCGCAGGCCCGGCGGATGCGTTCCACGGCCCCGGGGACCCCGGGCAGCAGGAAGGGGTCCGTGGACCGGTCCCAGGAGGGGTCCAGGCGCCAGCCCAGTTCCTCGTCGTCGGCCTCCCGCAGCCACGCCAGCCGCGCCGCTTCGGGGCTGAGATCCCAGGTCCGGGCCAGGGCCGCCCAGGGACGGGAGCCCGGCAGGAGGGCCCGGCGCATGCGCCAGGGCAGCGGGGTCATTTGACGACGCTGCCCATGCGGGCGAACTTTTCGTAGCGCTGGTCGATCAGCGCCTGGGGGCCCAGGGGGCGCAGGGCTTCCAGGGCCTTGAGCACCGCCTCCTTGAGCAGCGCCGCGGCCTGGTCCCAGTCGCCGTGGGCGCCGCCCAGGGGCTCGGGAATGATGCCGTCGATGAGCCCCTGCTCCAGCAGGTGCGGGGCGGTGATCTTCAGGGCCTCCGCGGCCGCCGGGGCCTGGGCCGCGTCCTTCCAGAGGATGGAGGCGCACCCCTCGGGGGTGATGACGGAGTAGACGGCGTATTCCTGCATGAGGACGGTGTTGGCCACCCCCAGGGCCAGGGCGCCGCCCGAGCCCCCTTCCCCGATGACCACGGCCACCACCGGCACCGTGAGCCGGGCCATCTCCTTGAGGTTCCGGGCGATGGCCTCGGCCTGCCCCCGCTCCTCGGCGTCCAGGCCCGGATAGGCGCCCTGGGTGTCGATGAGGGTCAGGACAGGGCGGTGGAACTTCTCGGCCAACTGCATGAGGCGCAAGGCCTTGCGGTAGCCCTCGGGCTTGGGCATGCCGAAGTTCCGGAGGATCTTCTGCTTGGTGTCCCGGCCCTTCTGCTGGCCCATGACCATGACCGGGAGGCCCCCGATCCAGCCCATGCCCCCCACGATCGCCGCGTCGTCCCCGAAGTTCCGGTCCCCGTGGATCTCCTCGAACCGGTCGCAGATGCGTTCGATGTAGTCCAGGGTGTAGGGCCGGCGGGGATGGCGGGCCAGCTGGGTGCGCTGCCAGTCGGTGATGGAGGCGAAGACTTCGGCCTTGAGCTTGTCGGCTTTCTTGCGGAGGCGGTCCCGCTCCTTGGTCTTGGCCGGGTCCATCTCCAGGGCCCGGATCTGGGCCTCCAGGTCGAGGATGGGTCGTTCCAGATCGGCAAGGTCAGTGGGATGTCCGCTCAAAATCACCTCGAAGGGATGGAAAGTCCAGTTTAGAGGCCCCGGCCCCCAAAGACCAGCGCCGCATTCCTTGCGGGCGGGGACCGGGGCGGCCATCCTTGGGGCAGGAGGTGCGACATGCGTGCCTGGATCATGGGTTTTCTGGTTCCGGGGCTGGCCTTGGCCCAGACGCCCGCCGTGGAAATCCTCGGCAAGGCCCTGCCGGTGGTGGCCGGACCGATGCCTTCGGAACGGCTCCGGGACCTGGCCGGGGGCCCGGGGAATTCCGGTATTGATGTGAAGATCCGCCGGTCGGCCCGGCGCACCGGATTCCTGCCCGCGGTGGAGGTGCCCCGGGGGGAGGTCCTGGCCATCACCCACGAGATCTCCAGCCCAGCAGGCTGGCAGGCCTACCGGGTGGACACCGCCCCCGGGGAGAAGATCCATGCCCGCCTGCGCGCCGACCACGAACCCTGGTTCGTGGTGAAGTGCGTGAACCGCAACGGACAGCTGGAACAGGGAATGCTCCAGAACCTCATCCGCACCGGGAACCCCGAGGCCACGTACGTCAACCCCGGCAAGGGGCCGGTGACGGTCTACTTCGTGGTGGACACCACGGAAATCCTCACGGGGAAGGAGCCATACGTGCTGACCCTCACCCGGGAAAAGGTGAATGGGGCCGGGGAGCCGGCCAAGCCTTGAATCCCTCCCCTGGAAGGATTTACCCTTAGGGCCCACATGCCCACGAACCTCCCAGCCCCCGACGAAAGCGAACTGGCGACCGTCCTGGGCCCCGCCCTGCCCGTCT is a genomic window containing:
- a CDS encoding single-stranded-DNA-specific exonuclease RecJ, giving the protein MTPLPWRMRRALLPGSRPWAALARTWDLSPEAARLAWLREADDEELGWRLDPSWDRSTDPFLLPGVPGAVERIRRACAQGESICVYGDYDVDGVTATALLMRVLEKLGARASFFIPNRFNDGYGLNLECIREVMAQRGPSLLVSVDCGVRSVDEVRATKELGADWIITDHHALGPALPECPVVHPGLDGYANPSLAGVGVAFKLAQALLDAAPTPRGADGPFLDGLLKLVALGTVADMVPLRGENALLVKRGLLAMAGANGPGLSALLRASKVDGAVRGKDIGYQIGPRLNAVGRMGGAEDAVRLLLARDAASAAGLMERVEALNLERREIQRALGDQLPPPGDDPFDLVVEPTAHKGVIGIVAGHRMRATQRPSAVCTVLDGVAHCSVRAPETYDLRPLLELAGPYLTTGGGHRYAAGMTFPLRNLAFVKATLNKGAQEQSVDAPDAALVVDGAGTRLAPPRAELERLEPFGQGFPEPVLLVEGRLAGQPRTFGAGYRKFRMEGESEEFTLFADEPRSLEGSLCLAVAPQDHPRWGRSWRVDGPVDPREAP
- a CDS encoding acetyl-CoA carboxylase carboxyltransferase subunit alpha codes for the protein MSGHPTDLADLERPILDLEAQIRALEMDPAKTKERDRLRKKADKLKAEVFASITDWQRTQLARHPRRPYTLDYIERICDRFEEIHGDRNFGDDAAIVGGMGWIGGLPVMVMGQQKGRDTKQKILRNFGMPKPEGYRKALRLMQLAEKFHRPVLTLIDTQGAYPGLDAEERGQAEAIARNLKEMARLTVPVVAVVIGEGGSGGALALGVANTVLMQEYAVYSVITPEGCASILWKDAAQAPAAAEALKITAPHLLEQGLIDGIIPEPLGGAHGDWDQAAALLKEAVLKALEALRPLGPQALIDQRYEKFARMGSVVK